In a single window of the Necator americanus strain Aroian chromosome X, whole genome shotgun sequence genome:
- a CDS encoding hypothetical protein (NECATOR_CHRX.G22270.T1), with the protein MMYGSETWAALSTVMERLDCAERKLLRRLHGYFWPRVRHNEDLYAEIDVVYQRMTRGRHQHLAPPSKVAKVNRLRFFSHILKRPADRLV; encoded by the coding sequence atgatgtacggatcggagacttgggcagcactatcaacggttatggagaggcttgactgcgcggaacgaaagctgcttagacggctacatggctacttttggcctagggtacgccacaatgaagatctttacgcagaaatagATGTGGTGTACcagcggatgacacgtggaagacatcaacatcttgcaccaccatcgaaagtggctaaagtaaatcgtcttcgcttctttagtcatatattaaagagaccggcagatcgccttgtttaa
- a CDS encoding hypothetical protein (NECATOR_CHRX.G22271.T2), whose product MSDDIREAMRIIAALKKTRPSKDRITLEDLKRFLEVQEHLLRQPYVPCNVHMMRWIEDNVGAQMYAQYLDDISVNGKGTLSPVPLSHKMSSSDPMLFF is encoded by the exons ATGAGTGATGACATTCGAGAAGCAATGAGAATCATCGCTGCTCTGAAGAAGACAAG GCCAAGCAAGGATCGAATTACCCTGGAAGATCTGAAACGATTCCTTGAAGTTCAAGAACACTTACTGCGGCAGCCCTACGTCCCATGCAATGTTCACATGATGCGATGGATTGAAGATAACGTAGGAGCACAAATG TACGCTCAATACCTAGACGACATATCAGTAAACGGCAAAGGCACTCTGAGTCCTGTACCACTTTCACACAAGATGTCGTCAAGTGATCCTATGCTATTTTTCTGA
- a CDS encoding hypothetical protein (NECATOR_CHRX.G22271.T1), translating to MNILPGIELLNICSQWQMRGIVSSNTESEFSYVFNLYLHLCIETLLIPALVVVYVIIGLAVITASLDLCSSTLKRTFTKLHYFGRKIRGARRGFANMSDDIREAMRIIAALKKTRPSKDRITLEDLKRFLEVQEHLLRQPYVPCNVHMMRWIEDNVGAQMYAQYLDDISVNGKGTLSPVPLSHKMSSSDPMLFF from the exons ATGAACATTCTgccggggatcgaactcttgAACATCTGTAGTCAGTGGCAAATGAGAGGAATTGTGTCGTCGAACACAGAGAGCGaattttcttatgttttcAACTTATATCTGCATTTATGTATTGAAACACTTCTAATCCCTGCA CTCGTTGTGGTCTATGTGATTATTGGTCTCGCGGTCATCACTGCATCATTGGATCTCTGTTCTTCTACGCTCAAACGAACATTCACTAAGCTTCATTACTTTGGCCGAAAAATACGAGGTGCTAGAAGAGGATTCGCCAATATGAGTGATGACATTCGAGAAGCAATGAGAATCATCGCTGCTCTGAAGAAGACAAG GCCAAGCAAGGATCGAATTACCCTGGAAGATCTGAAACGATTCCTTGAAGTTCAAGAACACTTACTGCGGCAGCCCTACGTCCCATGCAATGTTCACATGATGCGATGGATTGAAGATAACGTAGGAGCACAAATG TACGCTCAATACCTAGACGACATATCAGTAAACGGCAAAGGCACTCTGAGTCCTGTACCACTTTCACACAAGATGTCGTCAAGTGATCCTATGCTATTTTTCTGA
- a CDS encoding hypothetical protein (NECATOR_CHRX.G22272.T1), translating to MTHMLYVHCFATLCASNPSVSSAAEESELVAFYEELEDVIRNEKSFYKFVVGDFNAKLGKATEEEYRIGRFGLGDRNENGNRLAGPLSAARLFHGNSLFMKKDHRLWTWESPNGTTHAEIDHILTGRRCCLLNVSVVPSFCSGSDHRLLRAKIRLSHKMEKNICYRQRRRKEVVYDDCILEDSLSQGDWHIEEDSNYEMLLRGLRTFAERASKPRTTNLHRISKTTKELLERRRALRLDPNASHIERLVANTSPRKALQEDLLKYRQKKILEAAQRRTSLKK from the coding sequence ATGACCCATATGCTATATGTGCACTGTTTCGCCACTCTCTGCGCCAgtaacccatcagtatcatcagcAGCTGAAGAATCCGAATTGGttgcgttttacgaggagctggaggacgTAATCCGCAATGAGAAGtctttctacaaattcgttgtcggagacttcaacgcaaaactaggaaaggccacagaagaggaatacaggattggaagatttggactaggggaccggaatgaaaatggcaatcgtctcgccgggccattgtccgccgctcgcctctttcatgggaactctcttttcatgaaaaaagatcatcgtctgtggacatgggaatcgcccaatggcacGACTCATGcagagatcgaccacatactcaccggCCGGAGGTGCTGTCTACTtaacgtctcagtagtaccatccttttgtagtggttctgatcaccgtcttcttcgtgcaaaaatacgacttagccacaagatggaaaagaacatctgctatcggcaacgaaggagaaaagaagtcgtctacgacgattgcatactcgaggactccttgtcccaaggtgactggcacatcgaggaggactcaaactacgagatgctgctcagaggattacgaacctttgctgagcgtgcctcgaaaccgcgcacgacaaacttgcatcgaatttcgaagaccaccaaagaattgttagaaagaagaagggctttgaggcttgatccgaatgcatcgcacattgagcggttagtagcaaacactagccccagaaaagcgttgcaggaggatcttttgaaatacaggcagaagaagattctggaagcagcacaaagaagaacgagtctaaagaagtga
- a CDS encoding hypothetical protein (NECATOR_CHRX.G22273.T1), giving the protein MNQDTAFPPLLHHTHWKGVRQGDTISSKLFTAALQWIMKSLSWEERGIRVDERFLSNLRFADDIVLFSSSINEAETMFNELNEVGKRIGLRINRKKTQFMKNAYCEDEGVQLEGYQIVEILSYVYLGRSMNMENEEELNRRMRAAWAAFAAVREAADQLTDQDLRAHLFDSTVFTALCYAAETWADTTATSRKLLTTHGALESCLLKFNRCTQHLAGLRSSDLRGMSRLHDPAEYISKAKHRWVGHIMRRIDDRWTKRTLEWIPRDAKCPRGRQPTRWGDVFATRTDQLRAQLDTAQGPRQRHSRNLRTCCMTMARERNE; this is encoded by the coding sequence atgaaccaagatacagcttttccgcCGCTCcttcaccatacccattggaaaggggtacgacaaggcgatactatatcgtcaaagctgttcacagctgcattgcaatggataatgaaatcactttcctgggaagaaaggggcatacgtgttgatgaaagatttctctcaaaccttcgtttcgcggacgacatcgttctcttttcgagcagtattaatgaagcagaaacgatgttcaacgaattgaacgaagtaggaaagagaataggactgcgaataaacagaaaaaagacacagttcatgaagaacgcgtACTGCGAGGACgaaggagtacaacttgaaggctaccaaatcgtggaaattttgtcatacgtatacctcggacgttctatgaacatggaaaacgaagaagaattgaatagaagaatgagagcagcatgggcagcattcgcagccgtcagagAAGCtgcggaccaactgacggaccaagatcttcgagCCCacctgttcgactcgacagtctttacagcgctctgttacgcagcggagacgtgggcagacaccacggccacgtctaggaagctacttactacccacggAGCCCTTGAGAgctgtcttctgaagtttaaccggtgcacacaacacctagccggtcttcgcagctccgacttaagaggaatgtcccgtcttcacgacccagcggaatatatatcgaaagcaaaacatagatgggtcggtcacatcatgagaagaatcgacgatagatggactaaaagaacgctagagtggatcccaagagatgctaagtgccctcgagggagacagccaacgagatggggtgacgtgttcgctacacggacggaccagctgagagctcagctggatacggctcaaggacctcgtcaacgtcactcacgaaacttgagaacatgttgcatgacaatggcgagggaacgaaacgagtag
- a CDS encoding hypothetical protein (NECATOR_CHRX.G22274.T1), which translates to MSRSFSRYDHVTPTTDPGRIFTVFFGLIGIPLMFITAADIGKFLSEIVIRSYAKLLQFWHFVASVVELMRTNMFNGDVDSVDSLQLKKKRRKSDEETSEDDEDRLQLPIASYFALIIGYCCIGSFLFNSFEKGPIWSFIHGLFFSFNTITTIGLGNIYVKSHLYLAVASTVKSDDTPQFRFGSTQVVPSLAHMSRNLLDVMHFVSNQLCNYVTSHVALI; encoded by the exons ATGTCTCGTTCATTCTCAA GGTATGATCACGTCACACCTACTACGGATCCTGGGCGCATTTTCACTGTCTTCTTTGGCCTCATTGGTATTCCCCTTATGTTTATCACTGCTGCAGATATAGGCAAATTTTTGTCGGAAATAGTTATCAG GTCATATGCCAAGCTGCTGCAATTTTGGCACTTCGTCGCATCAGTCGTCGAGTTGATGCGAACAAATATGTTCAACGGTGATGTTGACTCCGTGGATTCCTT GCAACTAAAGAAGAAGCGACGAAAATCCGATGAAGAGACGTCCGAAGACGATGAAGATCGTTTGCAGTTGCCTATAGCTTCATATTTTGCTCTTATCATAGGTTATTGTTGCATTGGGAGTTTCCTCTTTAACTCATTCGAAAAGGGACCTATTTG GTCTTTCATTCAtggtctatttttttcctttaatacAATCACTACTATTGGACTTGGCAACATCTACGTCAAAAGCCACCTCTACCTAGCT GTAGCAAGTACAGTCAAGTCAGATGATACTCCGCAATTTCGATTCGGAAGCACGCAAGTGGTACCTTCATTAGCTCATATGTCGAGGAATTTACTGGATGTCATGCATTTTGTGAGCAACCAACTATGCAACTATGTAACGAGTCATGTTGCTTTGATTTGA
- a CDS encoding hypothetical protein (NECATOR_CHRX.G22274.T2): MFITAADIGKFLSEIVIRSYAKLLQFWHFVASVVELMRTNMFNGDVDSVDSLQLKKKRRKSDEETSEDDEDRLQLPIASYFALIIGYCCIGSFLFNSFEKGPIWSFIHGLFFSFNTITTIGLGNIYVKSHLYLAVGSYSL, encoded by the exons ATGTTTATCACTGCTGCAGATATAGGCAAATTTTTGTCGGAAATAGTTATCAG GTCATATGCCAAGCTGCTGCAATTTTGGCACTTCGTCGCATCAGTCGTCGAGTTGATGCGAACAAATATGTTCAACGGTGATGTTGACTCCGTGGATTCCTT GCAACTAAAGAAGAAGCGACGAAAATCCGATGAAGAGACGTCCGAAGACGATGAAGATCGTTTGCAGTTGCCTATAGCTTCATATTTTGCTCTTATCATAGGTTATTGTTGCATTGGGAGTTTCCTCTTTAACTCATTCGAAAAGGGACCTATTTG GTCTTTCATTCAtggtctatttttttcctttaatacAATCACTACTATTGGACTTGGCAACATCTACGTCAAAAGCCACCTCTACCTAGCTGTGGGTTCTTATTCGCTGTAA
- a CDS encoding hypothetical protein (NECATOR_CHRX.G22275.T1): MNDGTLVIPGEKAPSRNVGGVGFVVHPSVVHFVDSHEILSPRLAILRLRPLRQKSLSIMSCYSSTSAAEEFELDAFYEELEDVIRNEKSLYKFVIGDFNVKLGKATEEEYRIGRFGLGDRNENGNRLAWLLSSDRLFHGNSPLMKKIMVDGHGNRPMARLMRRSTTYSPAGGAVYLTSQ, encoded by the coding sequence atgaatgacggtacactcgtcattcctGGAGAGAAAgctccgtcgcgaaatgtaggcggtgttggttttgttgtgcacccatctgtcgtccattttgtcgattctcacgagatcctgtcacctcgtctggccattcttcgcctccgtcctctgcgccaaaaatccctCAGTATCATGAGCTGCTACTcatcaacatcagcagctgaagAATTCGAATTGGatgcgttttacgaggagctggaggacgtaatccgcaacgagaagtccctctacaaattcgttatcggagacttcaacgtaaaactaggaaaggccacagaagaggaatacaggattggaagatttggactaggggaccggaatgaaaatggcaatcgtctcgcctgGCTGTTGTCCTCCGATCGCCTCTTTCACGGGAACTCTCCTCTCATGAAAAAGATAATGGTCgatggacatgggaatcgcccaatggcacGACTcatgcggagatcgaccacatactcaccggCCGGAGGTGCTGTCTACTtaacgtctcagtag
- a CDS encoding hypothetical protein (NECATOR_CHRX.G22276.T2) produces the protein MEKNICYRQRRRKEVVYDDCILEDSLSQGDWHIEEDSNYEMLFRGLRACAERASKPRTTNLHRISKTTKELLERRRALRLDPNASHIERDLCEYNIPLTALLSEDGTRTSSRRDMEIITERFSSNLFRSSTPVSSPIIHTAFCYAAKKWADTAATSRKLLTTHRALERCLLKFNRRTQHLAGLRSSDLRGMSRLRDPAEYISKAKHIWVGHIMRRIDDRWTKRTLEWIPRDTKRLRGRQPTRWGYVFATRMDQLRAQLDTTQGPRQRH, from the exons atggaaaagaacatctgctatcggcaacgaaggagaaaagaagtcgtctacgacgattgcatactcgaggactccttgtcccaaggtgactggcacatcgaggaggactcaaactacgagatgctgttcagaggattacgagcctgtgctgagcgtgcctcgaaaccgcgcacgacaaacttgcatcgaatttcgaagaccaccaaagaattgttagaaagaagaagggctttgaggcttgatccgaatgcatcgcacattgagcg AGATCtctgcgaatataatattccgctaacagccttgctgagcgaagacggaactcgcacgtcttctcgtcgtgataTGGAAAttattacggagaggttcagctcgaaccttttccgttcatcaactcctgtgtcaagcccgatcattcacactg cgttctgttacgcagcgaagaagtgggcagacaccgctgccacgtctaggaagctacttactacccacagagcccttgagagatgtcttctgaagtttaaccggcgcacacaacacctagccggtcttcgcagctccgacttaagaggaatgtcccgtcttcgcgacccagctgaatatatatcgaaagcaaaacatataTGGgtcggtcacatcatgagaagaatcgacgatagatggactaaaagaacgctagaatggatcccaagagatacTAAGCGCCTTCGAGGGAGAcagccaacgagatggggttacgtgttcgctacacgtatggaccagctgagagctcagctggatacgacacaaggacctcgtcaacgtcactaa
- a CDS encoding hypothetical protein (NECATOR_CHRX.G22276.T1) has translation MEKNICYRQRRRKEVVYDDCILEDSLSQGDWHIEEDSNYEMLFRGLRACAERASKPRTTNLHRISKTTKELLERRRALRLDPNASHIERLVANTSPRKALQEGLLKYRQKKILEAAQRRTSLKK, from the coding sequence atggaaaagaacatctgctatcggcaacgaaggagaaaagaagtcgtctacgacgattgcatactcgaggactccttgtcccaaggtgactggcacatcgaggaggactcaaactacgagatgctgttcagaggattacgagcctgtgctgagcgtgcctcgaaaccgcgcacgacaaacttgcatcgaatttcgaagaccaccaaagaattgttagaaagaagaagggctttgaggcttgatccgaatgcatcgcacattgagcggttagtagcaaacactagccccagaaaagcgttgcaggagggtcttttgaaatacaggcagaagaagattctggaagcagcacaaagaagaacgagtctaaagaagtga
- a CDS encoding hypothetical protein (NECATOR_CHRX.G22277.T1), protein MRRTVDQCPADIVSAPSGCPLTDLEYADDVVIFAESSTKLQHVVDLVSKLAAAYGLHLRPDKCKQMWISSRPRTGIRVNGQPIELVDEFCYLG, encoded by the coding sequence atgcgaagaacagtcgaccagtgtcctgccgacattgtctcagcaccatcagggtgccccttgactgatctcgagtatgccgacgatgttgttatattcgcggaaagcagtacgaaacttcaacatgttgtcgaccttgtatcgaagctggctgcagcctatggactacatctacgccctgataaatgcaagcagatgtggatctcttcgagacctcgaacgggaatcagggtgaacGGACAACCAattgaactcgtcgatgagttctgttatctgGGCTGA
- a CDS encoding hypothetical protein (NECATOR_CHRX.G22278.T1), with product MAGLKDENCKTKFCQGLSMLVGVRTRKKFSDTDSFTMCIQDAARKTLPVLLRSLPLHLYNSVCVARSTGDFKQEKRLRRKLRHQLQKDHEKE from the coding sequence atggcaggtctgaaggACGAAAATTGCAAAACGAAGTTTTGCCAAGGTCTGTCTATGCTTGTTGGAGTGCGGACCAGGAAAAAATTCAGCGAtacggattccttcacaatgtgcatccaggacgctgcaaggaaaACGCTTCCAGTTCTACtgagaagtttgcctttgcatctgtacaattctgtatgtgtcgctcgcagcactggcgatttcaaacaggaaaagcgtcttagaaggaagttgcgtcaTCAGCTGCAAAAAGACCACGAAAAGGAATAG
- a CDS encoding hypothetical protein (NECATOR_CHRX.G22279.T1), with translation MRDRPISSIENYTIHCGDTDEKKVGGYAITVRNDYNKLVEKHGSTLPSCALVRLGDRMGCKLRIVSVHAPTESVEDNGKDASYNQLNALMSKISSQHVVIVVIDANANMGLEQQSDVL, from the coding sequence ATGAGAGATAGGCCTATCagcagcatcgaaaattataCCATACACTGCGGCGatactgatgagaagaaagtaggtggctATGCGATaactgtgaggaacgactacaacaaACTGGTGGAGAAACATGGCTCAACTTTGCCCAGTTGCGCTCTTGTACGATTGGGGGATCGCATGGGATGTAAACTCCGGATCGTAAGTGTGCATGCACCTACAGAATCCGTTGAAGACAACGGAAAGGACGCCTCCTATAATCAACttaatgcgttgatgtctaaaatatcCAGCCAGCATGTGGTCATTGTTGtgatcgacgcaaatgcgaataTGGGGCttgaacagcaatccgatgttctatga
- a CDS encoding hypothetical protein (NECATOR_CHRX.G22280.T2), which translates to MGSLGVGRIFQVVQKPTLRLPFSDLAFVSTLPEDYLPELVRENIGRVKWDEFRRDADEVLEEDAIPKAPLWKQSLKLLKILLPHVGLNALLLSYIAMGAIMFIWLEADHELQSRKEKLHKIYRMYDKIINESTMMCSGTVYNSSQVDLRLRPLLRILSRTHEYDDRFTENGQLWNDVEDNMTTRWSFAAAVLYALTVITSTEQIGQGHHYYQDCRALFRFEDKPRSGCSLTVEDSAIVDVVKDGPEINTRSLATRLRCSHSTVVSRLQALGCRKVLARWTPHTLTDGTWFTQVSICQSLLRPHRKEFLEDLITGDESRVLYGSNAPCCVAPSKRRPADASQIGPPPLEAPHLLLLGFEENAVL; encoded by the exons ATGGGCTCTCTAGGTGTAGGTCGGATATTTCAAGTCGTCCAAAAACCTACGCTTCGACTTCCATTTAGTGATCTGGCTTTTGTTTCAACATTACCCGAAGATTACCTTCCAGAGCTAGTAAGAG AAAATATAGGTCGTGTGAAATGGGACGAATTTCGAAGAGATGCTGATGAAGTCCTCGAAGAAGATGCAATCCCGAAAGCTCCCCTTTGGAAGCAGTCGTTAAAG CTCTTAAAAATCCTACTACCTCATGTTGGTTTAAATGCGTTGTTACTGTCATATATTGCAATGGGAGCAATTATGTTTATTTGGCTGGAAGCGGATCATGAGCTTCAGAGCCGTAAG GAGAAACTACACAAGATTTATAGAATGTATGATAAGATTATCAATGAATCAACGATGATGTGCTCTGGAACTGTATATAATTCTAGTCAG GTGGATCTTCGTTTGAGACCCCTGTTACGCATTTTATCGCGAACACATGAATATGATGATAGGTTTACGGAGAACGGACAACTGTGGAACGATGTCGAAGACAATATGACGACGCG ATGGTCCTTCGCGGCGGCTGTTCTGTACGCGCTGACTGTTATTACATCCACGG AGCAGATTGGGCAAGGGCACCACTACTATCAAGACTGTCGAGCGCTATTTCGCTTCGAAGACAAGCCCCGGTCGGGATGTTCCTTAACTGTCGAAGACTCCGCCATTGTCGACGTTGTCAAAGACGGTCCGGAGATCAACACCCGCAGTCTTGCCACAAGACTCAGGTGTAGCCATTCAACAGTTGTCAGTCGCCTCCAGGCTCTCGGCTGCAGAAAAGTGCTAGCTCGATGGACCCCTCACACCTTGACGGATGGCACCTGGTTTACCCAAGTATCCATCTGTCAATCTCTTCTTCGTCCACATCGAAAGGAGTTTCTCGAAGATCTTATTACTGGTGATGAGAGTAGGGTCCTTTACGGCTCTAACGCACCGTGCTGTGTGGCTCCCTCGAAGAGAAGACCCGCCGACGCTAGCCAAATCGGACCTCCACCCCTAGAAGCGCCTCATTTGTTGCTTCTGGGATTCGAGgagaatgctgttttatga
- a CDS encoding hypothetical protein (NECATOR_CHRX.G22280.T1), translating to MEASTFHFGNVQCIDNVIMNHTENIGRVKWDEFRRDADEVLEEDAIPKAPLWKQSLKLLKILLPHVGLNALLLSYIAMGAIMFIWLEADHELQSRKEKLHKIYRMYDKIINESTMMCSGTVYNSSQVDLRLRPLLRILSRTHEYDDRFTENGQLWNDVEDNMTTRWSFAAAVLYALTVITSTVLSVLYNTENLSFLREANVTPSSACLRSTIGRSDGIKSIAQDSS from the exons AAAATATAGGTCGTGTGAAATGGGACGAATTTCGAAGAGATGCTGATGAAGTCCTCGAAGAAGATGCAATCCCGAAAGCTCCCCTTTGGAAGCAGTCGTTAAAG CTCTTAAAAATCCTACTACCTCATGTTGGTTTAAATGCGTTGTTACTGTCATATATTGCAATGGGAGCAATTATGTTTATTTGGCTGGAAGCGGATCATGAGCTTCAGAGCCGTAAG GAGAAACTACACAAGATTTATAGAATGTATGATAAGATTATCAATGAATCAACGATGATGTGCTCTGGAACTGTATATAATTCTAGTCAG GTGGATCTTCGTTTGAGACCCCTGTTACGCATTTTATCGCGAACACATGAATATGATGATAGGTTTACGGAGAACGGACAACTGTGGAACGATGTCGAAGACAATATGACGACGCG ATGGTCCTTCGCGGCGGCTGTTCTGTACGCGCTGACTGTTATTACATCCACGG TACTCAGTGTGTTATACAATACTGAGAACTTGTCGTTTCTTCGTGAAGCGAATGTTACTCCATCGTCGGCCTGCTTGAGATCGACAATTGGACGTTCTGATGGTATCAAGTCAATAGCACAGGACAGTTCTTGA